A DNA window from uncultured Methanoregula sp. contains the following coding sequences:
- a CDS encoding hybrid sensor histidine kinase/response regulator produces the protein MDTQIPKKMKILIVEDSRTQAEYLRHILEDAGCLVMLSDNGSEALSQIARDPPSLILSDIVMPEMDGYELCSRIKQNSSTSKIPVILVTQLFDPVDVIRGLEAGADDFIIKPFDPEYVRVRIGSILTTMNQPDPDGPYRALTISLFGKTHTIPAGRVRILSILLSTYEVAVRKNVELEEARERLNALNEQLEQAIADLKRSNARLELENIERRKVEKALDEANKKLNLMASITRHDVINQLNNQHESLETALSQSTNDPAKAWEHVRAAALIATQTLNSVRFTEDYQNVGVKAPQWQDLFSLVDTAGKNHSHGRVAIINEIPQGTEIYADPMIGKVFSNLIENTLKYGENATRIRFSTQNHGSDTVIIYEDDGVGIPAGRKAAIFSYEYGMTSGLGLFLSREILAITSISVRETGQAGSGVRFEICCPAETIRAAGNQMP, from the coding sequence ATGGATACCCAGATTCCTAAAAAAATGAAGATCCTGATTGTCGAAGACAGCCGGACCCAGGCAGAGTACCTGCGGCACATTCTTGAGGATGCCGGTTGCCTTGTCATGCTGTCGGATAATGGTTCCGAGGCACTCAGCCAGATTGCCCGTGACCCGCCGTCTCTCATCCTTTCGGACATTGTGATGCCGGAGATGGACGGCTATGAACTCTGCTCCCGGATCAAGCAGAACTCCTCGACCTCAAAGATCCCGGTAATCCTCGTGACCCAGCTCTTCGATCCGGTGGATGTGATACGGGGTTTGGAAGCCGGGGCGGATGATTTCATCATCAAGCCTTTTGATCCGGAATATGTCCGGGTAAGGATTGGGAGTATCCTTACAACCATGAACCAGCCGGATCCGGATGGACCCTACCGTGCGCTCACCATCTCCCTCTTTGGCAAGACCCACACCATTCCCGCCGGCAGGGTCAGGATCTTGAGCATTCTCCTTTCAACGTACGAAGTCGCGGTCAGGAAAAACGTGGAGCTTGAAGAGGCCCGGGAAAGACTCAATGCACTCAATGAACAGCTCGAGCAGGCTATTGCCGACCTCAAACGATCCAATGCCCGGCTCGAACTGGAGAACATCGAACGCCGTAAGGTGGAGAAAGCGCTCGATGAGGCCAATAAAAAACTCAATCTCATGGCCAGCATAACCCGCCACGATGTGATCAACCAGCTCAATAACCAGCATGAGTCGCTGGAAACAGCGCTCTCGCAGAGCACAAATGATCCGGCAAAAGCCTGGGAGCACGTCAGGGCTGCCGCTCTTATAGCAACACAGACCCTCAATTCGGTCCGGTTTACGGAAGATTACCAGAACGTGGGAGTCAAGGCTCCCCAATGGCAGGATCTTTTCTCTCTTGTTGATACCGCCGGAAAGAACCATTCCCACGGCCGGGTCGCCATCATCAACGAGATCCCGCAGGGAACAGAGATCTATGCCGATCCCATGATTGGGAAAGTGTTCTCGAATCTGATAGAAAATACCCTCAAATACGGAGAGAATGCTACCCGCATCCGGTTCAGCACTCAAAATCATGGCTCGGATACGGTCATCATCTATGAAGATGACGGGGTCGGAATCCCGGCTGGCAGAAAAGCTGCAATCTTCAGTTACGAGTACGGGATGACGAGCGGCCTTGGTCTCTTTCTCTCCCGCGAAATTCTCGCCATAACATCCATCTCCGTCCGCGAGACCGGCCAGGCCGGGTCCGGGGTCCGGTTTGAGATCTGCTGCCCTGCAGAGACCATAAGGGCTGCCGGTAACCAGATGCCATGA
- a CDS encoding PAS domain S-box protein has protein sequence MNFSHLIMFGNPVYRSRILVLLALSAATLGVNLVGMRAGLTSVLPHLLYFPAILASYWYPRRGLIFALVIAVLYALMVVLLIPLNVMIGIETIARMAILVLVGSVVALLSWDLASSEQQLQDIIEFLPDPLFAINKDGTIIAWNRAVEEMTGKEKSAMLGRGNFEYSLAFYPERRPMLAGLILKNEGDIQKKYPSVRRESRRLVSESYLPQFHGGRGAHLRFSATALQDARGNCIGAIESIRDISDQVMTESALKNAGYRLNALSGILRHDMSRVLAVLYGRLRLGVMKFSDPAVINFIAEIKESTNGLQHQIDISREFRDIGTTPPGWIPVQKAVLEAAGQLDLKTISLRVWTERLEVFSDPHLPVVFYHILHNALKESSGVKNVIITYHIRGNGCAIMIEDDGNGIPDSEKEELFLGREDSFGRGLFLSHEIVSLTGMTITETGIYTKGARFEILVPSEGYRINGMEG, from the coding sequence ATGAACTTTTCACATCTCATTATGTTTGGCAATCCGGTGTATCGCAGCCGTATCCTGGTGCTTCTCGCACTCTCGGCAGCCACGCTCGGGGTGAATCTCGTGGGCATGAGGGCAGGCCTCACATCTGTCCTTCCCCATCTGCTCTATTTCCCGGCCATACTTGCTTCTTACTGGTATCCCCGTCGCGGGCTCATATTCGCTCTTGTCATCGCAGTCCTCTATGCCCTCATGGTCGTCCTGCTCATTCCCCTGAATGTGATGATCGGCATTGAAACCATTGCGCGTATGGCAATCCTCGTGCTTGTTGGCAGTGTTGTTGCCCTGCTGTCATGGGATCTTGCAAGTTCCGAACAGCAGCTCCAGGACATCATCGAATTCCTGCCGGATCCGCTCTTTGCCATCAACAAGGATGGAACCATAATCGCATGGAACCGGGCTGTTGAAGAGATGACCGGAAAAGAAAAATCTGCCATGCTGGGCCGGGGGAATTTTGAATATTCCCTTGCATTTTATCCTGAGCGGCGCCCCATGCTGGCGGGCCTGATCCTCAAAAACGAAGGCGATATCCAGAAAAAGTACCCTTCTGTCCGCAGGGAGTCCCGGCGACTGGTATCGGAATCCTATCTGCCGCAGTTCCACGGAGGGCGGGGAGCACACCTGCGTTTCTCTGCAACGGCTCTCCAGGATGCCCGCGGGAACTGCATCGGTGCTATCGAATCCATCCGGGATATATCCGACCAGGTAATGACCGAATCTGCGCTCAAGAACGCGGGATACCGCCTTAATGCACTTTCAGGGATCCTCCGCCACGACATGTCCCGGGTGCTTGCCGTCCTGTACGGCCGGCTGCGGCTCGGCGTAATGAAATTTTCTGACCCGGCGGTCATCAATTTTATTGCCGAAATAAAGGAATCAACAAACGGCCTCCAGCACCAGATTGATATATCCCGTGAGTTTCGGGATATCGGGACCACCCCTCCGGGTTGGATCCCTGTACAAAAAGCGGTTCTTGAAGCTGCAGGACAGCTGGATCTCAAAACGATCTCGCTTCGGGTCTGGACTGAAAGGCTCGAAGTTTTCTCCGACCCGCACCTGCCGGTGGTCTTTTATCATATCCTTCATAACGCGCTCAAAGAATCCTCCGGGGTAAAAAATGTAATCATTACCTACCACATTCGCGGAAACGGGTGCGCAATCATGATTGAGGATGACGGTAACGGTATCCCGGATTCAGAAAAGGAGGAGCTGTTCCTCGGAAGAGAAGATAGTTTCGGGCGCGGGCTCTTCCTCTCCCATGAGATCGTCTCCCTCACCGGCATGACCATCACCGAGACCGGCATCTACACAAAAGGGGCCCGCTTCGAGATCCTGGTTCCCTCGGAAGGTTACCGTATTAACGGAATGGAGGGGTGA
- a CDS encoding GNAT family N-acetyltransferase produces the protein MMDPVQRGHPESSPLKPVTGSGSVLVRELLPDEFSLADVIWKEYHETRGDPGLDRIFAVFTGKTPVSLARCRKHPDGFEVDGIYTPESYRGKGYSRLAVGALVEACHNDILYMYAVRHLVPFYATFSFEPIPETALPATIRERYTWAAGNLEGAEVLPMRRNAGWSWF, from the coding sequence ATGATGGATCCGGTACAGCGTGGGCATCCCGAATCCTCTCCCCTCAAACCTGTAACCGGGTCAGGATCTGTCCTTGTCCGTGAACTCCTGCCGGACGAATTCAGCCTTGCCGATGTGATCTGGAAGGAATACCATGAGACAAGAGGCGATCCGGGCCTGGACCGGATCTTTGCGGTTTTTACCGGAAAAACGCCGGTCTCCCTTGCCCGCTGCCGGAAGCATCCCGACGGATTTGAAGTGGACGGGATCTACACTCCTGAAAGTTATCGTGGCAAGGGATATTCACGCCTGGCGGTGGGTGCACTTGTGGAAGCCTGCCACAATGATATTCTCTACATGTACGCTGTCCGGCATCTGGTTCCTTTTTACGCCACATTCTCGTTTGAGCCGATCCCCGAGACAGCGCTCCCAGCCACGATCCGGGAACGGTATACATGGGCAGCCGGTAACCTAGAGGGTGCCGAAGTCCTGCCCATGCGCCGGAATGCCGGGTGGTCCTGGTTCTGA
- a CDS encoding histone deacetylase translates to MNVSAITGSVFKNHDCKGHSECHDRLLSVLEGMPKDIPVYEPVRATLAQLERVHVPGYLKWLERQCTKHVDFCSLDEYVYTGGYFENNVLVPGYLDSNTYINPCSYEVATYAAGSAVRAVEHALSGERCFALVRPPGHHAEADKAMGFCLLNNTAVAAAEALNSVDRVAIIDWDAHHGNGTQSIFYDEGRVLYCSIHERECFPHTGLIKETGRGKGEGCTINAPLPRNSEIADFQEVFSEIFVPALRRYRPGLVIISAGQDTLSDDPLGSMKLDPDDFGLLTHFVLESADCPLALVLEGGYGPSHAEAISSIFGVLLGKSPKTGPKKTPGKETLETVSLLKKLHRLSA, encoded by the coding sequence ATGAATGTTTCTGCAATAACCGGTTCGGTTTTCAAGAATCACGATTGCAAAGGCCACTCGGAATGTCATGACCGACTCCTCTCCGTGCTTGAGGGGATGCCAAAGGATATACCCGTGTACGAACCCGTCAGGGCAACCCTTGCCCAGCTGGAACGTGTGCATGTTCCCGGATACCTGAAATGGCTTGAACGGCAGTGTACAAAACACGTGGACTTCTGTTCCCTCGACGAATACGTGTACACCGGAGGGTATTTCGAGAACAACGTGCTCGTACCTGGCTATCTTGACTCCAACACGTACATCAACCCCTGTTCGTACGAAGTTGCCACATATGCTGCAGGATCCGCAGTGCGTGCGGTGGAGCACGCTCTCTCCGGGGAGCGGTGCTTTGCCCTGGTCCGGCCCCCGGGACACCATGCCGAAGCCGACAAAGCCATGGGATTCTGTCTCCTGAACAATACTGCCGTTGCAGCTGCTGAAGCCCTGAACTCGGTTGACCGGGTGGCAATCATCGACTGGGATGCCCACCATGGCAATGGCACGCAGAGTATCTTTTATGATGAGGGACGCGTTCTTTACTGTTCTATCCACGAGAGAGAATGTTTCCCCCACACGGGACTCATCAAGGAGACGGGCAGGGGGAAGGGAGAGGGGTGTACGATCAATGCCCCGCTTCCCAGGAACTCAGAGATTGCGGATTTCCAGGAGGTTTTTTCAGAGATCTTTGTCCCGGCGTTGAGGCGATACAGGCCGGGCCTTGTCATCATCTCCGCCGGTCAGGATACCCTTTCAGATGATCCGCTCGGATCCATGAAACTGGATCCCGATGATTTCGGGCTTCTCACCCATTTCGTCCTTGAATCAGCAGACTGCCCGCTCGCCCTTGTCCTTGAAGGGGGGTACGGTCCATCCCATGCAGAAGCGATCAGCAGCATATTCGGCGTTCTGCTGGGGAAATCTCCCAAAACGGGTCCGAAAAAAACACCTGGAAAAGAGACCCTTGAGACGGTCAGCCTGCTGAAAAAACTGCACAGGCTTTCCGCGTAA
- a CDS encoding formate/nitrite transporter family protein, translating into MVFHPPVAITAKAGDAGKYKVGLPAWNMVLRGFMSGAYIAMGAALATVCSTGIMATDAALRYGTASAGFSQLILGAVFPVGLIITVLTGAELFTGDAMLAPMAAFIHKVTWMQVINLWIFVYIGNLIGSIVFAYIMAYGPFVSFDAAGVGTVSAFGSRAIAIAGAKVSYVGMMGMWSAFLKGIACNWLVNLAILLGICADDAVGKFFGIWFPIMAFVSSGFEHCVANMYFIPAGIFTQGFITDPTKINASINWVTMWTANIIPVTIGNIVGGLLFVGVIYWVAFRKEIAALK; encoded by the coding sequence ATGGTGTTTCATCCTCCGGTAGCAATTACCGCGAAGGCAGGAGACGCAGGTAAGTACAAAGTCGGCTTACCGGCGTGGAACATGGTCCTTCGTGGATTCATGTCGGGCGCATATATCGCCATGGGTGCTGCTCTTGCAACGGTCTGTTCAACGGGAATAATGGCAACCGATGCCGCACTGCGCTATGGAACTGCCAGTGCAGGTTTTTCCCAGTTAATTCTGGGAGCGGTCTTCCCGGTCGGGCTTATCATCACCGTTCTTACGGGTGCTGAGCTCTTCACCGGTGACGCAATGCTCGCCCCTATGGCAGCATTCATCCACAAGGTCACCTGGATGCAGGTCATCAACCTGTGGATTTTCGTATATATCGGCAACCTGATTGGATCGATAGTATTTGCCTACATCATGGCCTATGGTCCGTTTGTCTCGTTCGATGCAGCAGGTGTCGGGACAGTCTCCGCGTTTGGTTCGCGGGCGATTGCCATTGCCGGAGCGAAAGTCAGTTATGTCGGAATGATGGGCATGTGGTCTGCATTCCTCAAGGGCATTGCCTGCAACTGGCTTGTCAACCTTGCCATCCTGCTCGGTATCTGTGCAGATGATGCAGTTGGCAAGTTCTTCGGCATCTGGTTCCCGATCATGGCCTTCGTTTCCAGCGGATTCGAACACTGTGTTGCAAACATGTACTTCATCCCCGCGGGGATCTTCACCCAGGGATTCATTACCGATCCCACGAAGATCAACGCCAGCATCAACTGGGTTACCATGTGGACGGCAAACATCATCCCGGTAACTATCGGAAATATCGTCGGAGGATTACTCTTCGTTGGTGTGATTTACTGGGTTGCATTCCGTAAAGAGATTGCAGCACTGAAGTAA
- a CDS encoding nucleotide-binding protein — MKIGNVDVKISVVSIGVFVFFTFVLVIASLYSPGVQSNLIWMIPCLFMLLVIPVVLNYMSRSEYADLTPRYEVEAKTVRVKLINESMVGKPVRIEGVVERVHFQFLNRPQFVVADRSGAISVKMFTSPDEDIRVNDIVEVLGQVIRRYIVTGDPVINCVSIRKIKKS, encoded by the coding sequence ATGAAGATTGGAAATGTTGATGTGAAGATCTCAGTTGTCTCAATTGGGGTATTTGTCTTCTTCACTTTTGTTCTTGTCATCGCCTCCCTGTACAGTCCGGGCGTGCAGTCGAACCTTATCTGGATGATTCCCTGCCTGTTCATGCTTCTGGTGATACCTGTTGTACTCAACTATATGAGTCGCAGCGAGTATGCGGATCTCACCCCCCGCTACGAGGTTGAAGCAAAGACCGTCCGGGTCAAACTGATCAATGAGAGCATGGTTGGAAAACCGGTCCGGATTGAGGGGGTTGTGGAAAGAGTTCATTTCCAGTTCCTGAACCGGCCCCAGTTTGTTGTTGCAGACCGGTCCGGTGCAATCTCGGTCAAGATGTTCACCAGTCCCGATGAAGATATCAGGGTCAATGATATCGTGGAAGTCTTAGGCCAGGTGATCCGCAGGTATATCGTTACCGGCGACCCGGTGATCAACTGCGTATCGATCAGGAAGATCAAAAAATCCTAG
- a CDS encoding PAS domain-containing protein: MAGNAGEEETIRILRFLKENPLGMSIKEISAAVSMSRNSVAKYLDVLTVSGQLELRVVGNAKLYSLSRRVPVGSIIHQAQELIIVLDNDLRVVQASDSFCRFARQPPVKVQGSRLSSLPFPLLSPDEERDLQVLLHGGPSLRKEIRAVRDGNEVFFSGKFIPALLENGVAGVTLILEDITERRQAERATKERDRLLRTIFHIPAAPQFYLDRNQKVVYWDRALEIMTGIKSEEIVGTRDHWKAFYALERPCLADLVIEGNREKIVRFFPEIQAGIPDAEGRYEYTGFFESLGSGGKWLHITAMPVRDPAGNLTGAMETVEDVTERKEREFVIQQG; encoded by the coding sequence ATGGCTGGAAATGCGGGTGAAGAAGAGACAATTCGGATTTTAAGGTTTCTTAAGGAGAATCCCCTGGGCATGAGTATCAAGGAGATCTCAGCTGCGGTCTCCATGAGCCGGAACTCCGTGGCGAAATACCTCGATGTGCTCACGGTCTCGGGCCAGCTCGAACTCCGGGTTGTGGGAAATGCCAAACTCTACTCGCTCTCCCGCAGGGTCCCGGTTGGAAGCATCATCCACCAGGCGCAGGAACTCATCATAGTCCTCGACAACGACCTGCGGGTTGTCCAGGCAAGCGACTCGTTCTGCCGGTTTGCCCGGCAACCCCCGGTAAAAGTCCAGGGCTCCCGCTTAAGCTCGCTCCCGTTCCCGCTCCTTTCTCCCGATGAAGAACGTGACCTCCAGGTTCTCCTCCACGGCGGTCCGTCCTTAAGAAAGGAGATCCGGGCAGTCCGCGATGGAAATGAAGTTTTCTTCTCCGGCAAATTTATTCCCGCCCTGCTCGAGAACGGCGTAGCCGGGGTAACTCTTATTCTCGAAGACATCACCGAACGCAGGCAGGCCGAGCGTGCGACAAAAGAGCGCGACCGGCTCCTCAGGACGATCTTCCATATCCCGGCGGCTCCCCAGTTTTACCTTGATCGCAACCAGAAAGTCGTGTACTGGGACCGGGCCCTGGAGATCATGACCGGCATCAAGTCCGAAGAGATCGTCGGCACCCGCGATCACTGGAAAGCCTTTTACGCGCTTGAAAGGCCCTGCCTTGCCGATCTGGTCATTGAGGGGAACCGGGAGAAGATTGTCAGATTCTTCCCGGAGATCCAGGCCGGGATTCCCGATGCCGAAGGCAGGTACGAGTACACCGGCTTCTTTGAGAGTCTTGGCAGCGGAGGAAAATGGCTGCACATAACAGCCATGCCCGTCCGGGACCCGGCGGGCAACCTGACCGGCGCCATGGAGACGGTCGAGGATGTCACGGAGAGAAAAGAGCGCGAGTTTGTCATCCAGCAGGGATGA
- a CDS encoding cation transporter, whose translation MNMNRPALESREDSLHAAEKERESALFINLLAASAPAIPKLAAAVLSGSVTLYASALKTINEAVGVLVSWMIARKIARGDPGIYDYGMGKYENIARIITGSVMLISFVILIFAASYRILVPASLGSGGVQVGIVIVIIMAAVDSFLSIRSYRIAMREASPLMDSQWRLFRLKAVANIVVLVTLVLAILCAGLPWAVYIDPVASFFVIGLLLFSGIRLIVSSLPDLLDRTLEEELQLVVVKELADHFHNYEQLHGVKSRRSGGSVHVDIFLEFRGDLPMCEVQELIDRMQLSLESKIPKSTVNIITTSGKCRGGRL comes from the coding sequence ATGAACATGAACCGGCCGGCGCTGGAAAGCAGGGAAGACTCTCTCCATGCTGCAGAAAAGGAACGGGAATCTGCCCTGTTCATTAACCTTCTTGCAGCAAGTGCTCCCGCCATACCCAAGCTCGCCGCAGCGGTCCTCTCCGGTTCGGTGACTCTCTATGCATCGGCCCTCAAGACCATAAACGAGGCTGTCGGTGTCCTCGTCTCATGGATGATCGCACGGAAGATTGCGCGGGGCGATCCCGGCATCTATGATTACGGGATGGGAAAATACGAGAACATTGCCCGGATCATCACCGGCAGCGTCATGCTCATATCCTTTGTCATCCTGATCTTTGCCGCCTCCTACCGGATCCTTGTTCCGGCATCACTCGGCAGCGGGGGGGTCCAGGTGGGCATTGTCATTGTCATCATCATGGCGGCAGTCGACAGTTTCCTCTCGATCCGCAGTTACCGGATTGCCATGCGGGAAGCCTCCCCGCTTATGGATTCCCAGTGGCGCCTCTTCCGCTTAAAGGCCGTTGCAAATATCGTCGTGCTCGTAACCCTGGTCCTCGCGATACTCTGCGCAGGCCTGCCGTGGGCCGTGTATATCGATCCGGTTGCCTCATTCTTTGTCATAGGACTCCTTCTCTTCTCCGGCATCCGGCTGATCGTATCATCGCTCCCGGATCTGCTTGACCGGACTCTTGAGGAAGAACTCCAGCTCGTGGTGGTGAAGGAACTGGCAGACCATTTTCACAACTACGAGCAGCTCCACGGGGTGAAGTCGAGGCGGAGCGGGGGAAGCGTACATGTTGATATCTTCCTTGAATTCAGAGGGGATCTGCCGATGTGCGAGGTGCAGGAGCTCATCGACCGCATGCAACTCTCCCTGGAATCAAAAATACCAAAAAGCACCGTGAATATCATCACAACAAGCGGCAAATGCAGGGGGGGCAGGCTCTGA
- a CDS encoding GNAT family N-acetyltransferase, whose protein sequence is MPTISAPAEVDEYNEDKTLLTLYALAGEESGGFVTFRPGFIGRIGKAIFSESKAMPSARIYEAVEVRELTPAEMVRAEKELWIHYHQQKADREHDRLFAVFVGTRIIGVARCARHEDGLEVDAVYVLDEYRLRGFARSVMSLLIEECGRNETLFMHSKLELMDFYGSFGFYAIPEEDLPKTIRDRFGFAMGNLKGIDVCPMRRKPGSHSQAQAELSRKKAEA, encoded by the coding sequence ATGCCAACGATCTCCGCACCTGCTGAAGTGGATGAATATAACGAGGACAAGACGCTTCTCACCCTCTATGCCTTAGCGGGCGAGGAGAGCGGCGGCTTTGTCACGTTCCGGCCCGGTTTTATCGGCAGGATCGGAAAAGCCATCTTCTCGGAAAGCAAGGCGATGCCGTCGGCCCGGATCTACGAGGCAGTCGAAGTCCGGGAACTGACGCCGGCCGAGATGGTCCGGGCCGAGAAAGAACTCTGGATCCACTACCATCAGCAGAAAGCCGACCGGGAGCACGACCGGCTCTTTGCGGTCTTTGTCGGAACCAGGATCATCGGCGTTGCCCGCTGCGCCCGGCACGAGGACGGCCTGGAAGTGGACGCCGTGTACGTGCTCGACGAGTACCGGCTCAGGGGATTTGCCCGCTCGGTCATGTCCCTTTTGATCGAGGAGTGCGGCAGGAACGAGACCCTTTTTATGCATTCCAAGCTCGAGCTCATGGACTTCTATGGCAGTTTCGGTTTCTATGCGATTCCTGAAGAAGACCTCCCCAAAACAATAAGGGACCGGTTCGGGTTTGCCATGGGCAATCTCAAGGGAATCGATGTCTGCCCCATGCGCCGAAAGCCCGGTTCGCACTCCCAGGCCCAGGCAGAACTCAGCCGGAAAAAAGCCGAGGCATAG
- a CDS encoding carbonic anhydrase, whose translation MIDKLLLGNLRFRETDFTPNIDYYKELAGSQHPTTLWIACSDSRLQSGHITQARAGELFIQRNIGNIVPVHDWNFATVLEYAVVHLKVQDVVICGHSNCGAIRALDKESTDSYIPLWLNNAREAKTRVDAKISPPETVLEKEERYKLIEQENVRLQIEHLHTYPLLKKAVDEKRVEVHGLYYDLGTGILARVT comes from the coding sequence TTGATTGATAAGCTCTTACTAGGGAACCTGAGGTTTAGGGAGACGGATTTTACCCCGAACATTGATTATTACAAAGAACTGGCAGGAAGCCAGCACCCGACCACGCTCTGGATCGCGTGTTCTGATTCCCGGCTCCAGTCCGGGCACATCACGCAGGCCAGGGCCGGCGAACTCTTCATCCAGCGCAACATCGGCAACATCGTCCCGGTCCATGACTGGAACTTCGCAACCGTTCTTGAATATGCGGTCGTGCACTTAAAGGTGCAGGACGTTGTCATCTGCGGCCATTCGAACTGCGGGGCGATACGAGCGCTCGACAAGGAGAGCACGGACTCGTACATCCCGCTCTGGCTCAACAATGCCCGCGAGGCCAAGACACGGGTGGATGCCAAGATCAGCCCCCCGGAGACCGTGCTTGAGAAAGAGGAACGGTACAAACTTATCGAACAGGAGAACGTGCGGCTGCAGATCGAACACCTGCACACGTATCCGCTCCTCAAGAAGGCCGTGGATGAGAAGAGAGTGGAAGTTCACGGGCTCTATTACGATCTCGGTACCGGGATACTGGCCCGGGTCACCTGA
- a CDS encoding DUF4013 domain-containing protein, protein MDFGKLIGESFGYAKEGLVGKWVKWILLLIATILLTLPLMGYTLRIYRGEKPAPEVENWVTLFIDGIKYLVICIIYAIPLFIVAFLTLVPVITEVIAAGADTAAVNQIVIGALGTFMLGLLVFIILAIIIGIISSIGIIRFARTGSMGEAFNFGAIMATIGKIGWITYIIALIIMGIIICIIELICSLIPVVGTFILFIVLPFITIWEARYLCMIYESAESA, encoded by the coding sequence ATGGATTTTGGAAAATTAATTGGTGAATCCTTTGGCTATGCAAAGGAAGGTCTTGTTGGCAAATGGGTGAAATGGATCCTGCTCCTGATAGCAACGATCCTCCTGACGCTCCCCCTCATGGGCTACACCCTGCGGATCTACCGGGGCGAAAAACCCGCTCCCGAGGTCGAGAACTGGGTAACGCTCTTCATCGACGGTATCAAGTACCTGGTGATCTGCATCATTTACGCGATCCCCTTATTCATCGTCGCGTTCCTGACGCTTGTCCCGGTCATCACGGAAGTTATTGCAGCCGGGGCCGACACGGCAGCGGTCAACCAGATCGTGATAGGAGCTCTTGGCACATTCATGCTCGGCCTCCTCGTCTTCATCATCCTTGCCATCATCATCGGGATCATCTCCTCGATCGGTATCATCCGCTTTGCCCGCACCGGCAGCATGGGTGAGGCCTTCAACTTTGGCGCGATTATGGCAACCATTGGCAAGATCGGGTGGATCACCTATATCATTGCCCTGATCATCATGGGGATCATCATCTGCATCATCGAGCTCATCTGCTCGCTCATCCCCGTTGTCGGGACATTCATTCTCTTCATCGTGCTCCCGTTCATCACCATCTGGGAAGCCCGCTACCTCTGCATGATCTACGAGAGTGCAGAATCTGCATAA